The Argopecten irradians isolate NY chromosome 6, Ai_NY, whole genome shotgun sequence genome has a window encoding:
- the LOC138324988 gene encoding uncharacterized protein, with protein MDPKIFHKLDGVNEPHYAPHLNTVHSRKSVDYNWLNKPPKKPKVEIAKAIQIGRQSSVDDPSSPVGSPTLSVGSAPGSTAMPSSPPISTFNFSNFTTQPTQLKSEKQFYHAFDFKS; from the coding sequence ATGGACCCAAAAATCTTCCATAAACTGGACGGTGTGAACGAGCCACACTATGCTCCGCATCTGAACACAGTTCATTCACGAAAATCTGTCGACTACAACTGGCTGAACAAACCCCCGAAGAAGCCGAAAGTCGAGATTGCAAAGGCTATTCAAATTGGACGCCAGTCGAGCGTGGACGATCCTAGTTCTCCTGTTGGATCCCCGACCCTGTCCGTGGGCTCCGCACCAGGGTCCACCGCCATGCCTAGCTCGCCTCCAATTTCCACATTCAACTTCAGCAATTTCACTACACAGCCAACGCAACTGAAATCTGAGAAACAATTCTACCATGCATTTGACTTCAAATCCTAA